The following coding sequences lie in one Desulfovibrio sp. Huiquan2017 genomic window:
- the ribB gene encoding 3,4-dihydroxy-2-butanone-4-phosphate synthase: protein MDQPILKQFGGPISRVEKALKALRKGQGVLVTDNADRENEGDLIFAAETLTVPQMAMLIRECSGIVCLCLTEAKIRSLGLPMMVENNTSAYNTAFTISIEAAEGVTTGVSAADRVTTVKAAIAPDASPASLNSPGHVFPLAARPRGVLERGGHTEATVDLNRLAGLSPCGVLCELTNPDGTMAKLHEIVAFAIKHQMAMCTVQDIIAYREHIGDIDAEMVMPENASAVSKPTMMFPRSTFATGR, encoded by the coding sequence ATGGATCAGCCAATCCTCAAACAGTTCGGTGGCCCGATTTCGCGGGTCGAGAAAGCGCTCAAGGCCCTTCGCAAGGGGCAGGGCGTCCTGGTTACGGACAATGCCGACCGGGAAAACGAAGGCGACCTCATCTTTGCCGCCGAGACCCTGACCGTCCCCCAGATGGCCATGCTCATCCGCGAGTGCAGCGGCATCGTTTGCCTTTGCCTGACCGAGGCGAAGATCCGATCCTTGGGTCTGCCCATGATGGTCGAAAACAACACCAGCGCGTACAACACGGCCTTCACCATCTCCATCGAGGCGGCCGAGGGCGTGACCACCGGCGTGTCCGCGGCGGATCGGGTGACCACGGTCAAGGCGGCCATCGCGCCCGATGCCTCGCCCGCGAGCCTGAACAGCCCGGGTCACGTCTTCCCGCTGGCGGCCCGGCCGCGCGGCGTGCTCGAACGCGGCGGCCACACCGAGGCCACCGTGGACTTGAACCGTCTGGCCGGACTGTCGCCGTGCGGCGTGCTCTGCGAGCTGACCAACCCGGACGGGACCATGGCCAAGCTGCACGAGATCGTGGCCTTCGCCATCAAGCATCAAATGGCCATGTGCACGGTTCAGGATATCATCGCCTACCGCGAGCACATCGGCGACATCGACGCCGAGATGGTCATGCCCGAGAACGCCTCGGCCGTGTCCAAACCGACCATGATGTTCCCCCGCAGCACCTTCGCCACGGGCCGCTAG
- the ilvD gene encoding dihydroxy-acid dehydratase — protein sequence MRSKKMTGGLEKAPHRSLLYASGLTKEEMDRPLIGVCNAQNEIIPGHVHLDTIAEAVKAGIRMAGGTPLEFPSIGVCDGLAMNHEGMKMSLPSREIIADSVEIMATAHPFDAIVCIPNCDKIVPGMLMAMLRLNIPAVLVSGGPMLAGHKKTSDLITVFEGVGKVRAGMMTEEELEEYTAGACPTCGSCSGMFTANSMNCLAESIGLALPGNGTIPAVMSARTRLAKKAGMQVMEMLERNIRPRDIVTEKSVHNAVTMDMALGCSTNTTLHLPALFAEANLNLSLEMFNEISMKTPNLCKLAPAGPHYMEDLNESGGIPGVMSELVKKDLLNLDVMTVTGKTLGENLKDLDAHVTNHEIVRPIDNPYSQEGGIAILYGNIAPEGCCVKQSAVAPEMMRNTGTARVFNSEEEGVAAILGNEIKPGDVVVILYEGPKGGPGMREMLTPTSAISGMGLGESVALITDGRFSGGTRGAAIGHISPEAASGGPVGLIREGDRIEIDIPARKINLLVDEAELAERKKTYKPVVKDVQSPFLRRYAKLVTSASRGAVYEK from the coding sequence ATGCGTAGCAAGAAGATGACTGGTGGATTGGAGAAGGCCCCGCACCGTTCGCTGCTGTATGCGAGCGGGTTGACCAAGGAAGAGATGGACAGGCCCTTGATCGGCGTGTGCAATGCCCAGAACGAGATTATCCCCGGTCACGTGCATTTGGACACCATCGCCGAGGCCGTCAAGGCGGGCATCCGCATGGCGGGCGGCACTCCGCTCGAATTTCCGTCCATCGGCGTGTGCGACGGCCTGGCCATGAATCACGAGGGCATGAAGATGTCCCTGCCCAGCCGCGAGATCATCGCCGATTCCGTGGAGATCATGGCCACGGCGCATCCCTTCGACGCCATCGTCTGCATTCCCAACTGCGACAAGATCGTGCCCGGCATGCTCATGGCCATGCTGCGCCTGAACATCCCGGCCGTGCTCGTGTCCGGCGGCCCCATGCTGGCCGGGCACAAGAAGACCTCGGATCTGATCACCGTGTTCGAGGGCGTGGGCAAGGTCCGCGCGGGCATGATGACCGAGGAAGAGCTGGAGGAGTACACCGCCGGGGCCTGCCCCACCTGCGGTTCCTGTTCGGGCATGTTCACGGCCAACTCCATGAACTGTCTGGCCGAGTCCATCGGCCTGGCCCTGCCCGGCAACGGCACCATTCCGGCGGTCATGTCCGCCCGCACCCGGCTGGCCAAGAAGGCGGGCATGCAGGTCATGGAAATGCTTGAGCGCAACATCCGGCCGCGCGACATCGTCACCGAGAAGTCCGTGCACAACGCCGTGACCATGGACATGGCCCTGGGCTGTTCCACCAACACCACTTTGCACCTGCCCGCTCTGTTTGCCGAGGCCAATCTCAATCTTTCCCTTGAGATGTTCAACGAAATTAGCATGAAGACGCCGAACCTGTGCAAGCTCGCCCCGGCCGGTCCGCATTATATGGAAGACTTGAACGAGTCCGGTGGCATCCCCGGCGTCATGTCCGAGCTGGTCAAGAAGGACTTGCTCAACCTCGACGTCATGACCGTGACCGGCAAGACGCTGGGTGAGAACCTGAAGGACCTGGACGCGCATGTGACCAATCACGAGATCGTCCGGCCCATCGACAACCCGTATTCCCAGGAAGGCGGCATTGCCATCCTGTACGGCAACATCGCCCCCGAAGGCTGCTGCGTGAAGCAGTCCGCCGTGGCCCCGGAAATGATGCGCAATACCGGCACGGCGCGGGTCTTCAACAGCGAGGAGGAAGGCGTGGCCGCCATTCTGGGCAATGAGATCAAGCCCGGCGACGTGGTCGTCATTCTCTACGAAGGGCCCAAGGGCGGCCCCGGCATGCGCGAGATGCTCACGCCGACCTCGGCCATTTCCGGCATGGGCCTGGGCGAGTCCGTGGCGTTGATCACCGACGGCCGGTTCTCCGGCGGCACGCGCGGCGCAGCCATCGGCCACATTTCGCCCGAGGCGGCTTCGGGTGGCCCGGTGGGCCTGATCCGCGAAGGCGACAGGATCGAGATCGATATTCCGGCCCGCAAGATCAACCTGCTGGTGGACGAGGCCGAACTGGCCGAGCGCAAGAAAACCTACAAGCCCGTGGTCAAGGATGTCCAATCGCCGTTTTTGCGGCGCTACGCCAAGCTGGTCACCTCGGCCTCGCGTGGCGCGGTCTACGAGAAATAG
- a CDS encoding transporter substrate-binding domain-containing protein, whose amino-acid sequence MLVEPLGLAAMNRDGESAGWAVDIVREIMHRTGTETPIELMPWARAINVAQDRPNVILCPVVRTREREEHFHWVGPIFRVKWYFLARKGSGITINSLDDARKVRSIGTYIDDARDHYLMSLGFTNLERSANNATNYRKLEYGRLDLIVGSNSGLAAMSEAAGVNPDNFEPVFELTEVDLYLALSPKTASDTATAWRQAFRSMREDGTFAAILHRWYPGMEPPMDERIPWRGAGR is encoded by the coding sequence GTGCTCGTCGAACCCCTCGGGCTGGCGGCAATGAACCGGGACGGCGAATCAGCCGGATGGGCGGTGGATATCGTGCGGGAAATCATGCACCGAACGGGAACCGAGACGCCCATCGAGCTCATGCCTTGGGCCCGGGCCATCAACGTGGCCCAGGACAGGCCGAACGTAATCCTGTGTCCGGTCGTCCGGACCCGGGAGCGGGAAGAGCATTTCCACTGGGTGGGACCGATCTTCCGCGTGAAGTGGTATTTCCTGGCGCGCAAGGGATCTGGCATCACCATCAACAGCCTGGACGACGCGCGCAAGGTCCGGTCCATCGGCACCTACATCGACGACGCCCGGGACCATTACCTTATGTCTCTGGGCTTCACCAATCTGGAGCGATCCGCGAACAACGCGACCAACTACCGCAAGCTGGAATACGGCAGGCTGGACCTCATCGTGGGCAGCAACAGTGGGCTGGCGGCCATGTCCGAGGCGGCGGGAGTCAATCCGGACAACTTCGAGCCGGTCTTCGAACTCACGGAAGTGGACCTGTATTTGGCCCTGTCGCCCAAGACCGCGTCCGACACCGCAACCGCATGGCGGCAGGCCTTCCGCTCCATGCGCGAAGACGGGACCTTCGCCGCGATCCTGCACCGCTGGTACCCAGGCATGGAACCGCCCATGGACGAGCGGATCCCGTGGCGCGGGGCGGGACGCTGA
- a CDS encoding methyl-accepting chemotaxis protein, with the protein MKLSDIGIGQRLVFMLAVLMLALVAFFLVSVSFGTQALTVSIVDRTLSQNTRSVTATLDGWIDDRMRFLGLMASADEIVQAASGGDWRPAVAWLQRAKAKDPMLESLFVHDAKGISVVTTNTDGRGKDYSSRPYYKAIITGGQDEYISEVTLSPATNQPRIAFVHAIKQDGRTVGYVGMSVLGEAFSDYLSPIKVGDSGYAYMFDAEGKILAHPDTSLIFKDLSRFDFIQEGLRRKNGFIEYEWKGAMKYMAFGQVKRTGWIVALSAERSDFLHEAEQLENRLIVGGAVALLVILAVVFVVIRKLVSTPLAAIVETSEQVSRGDLSVDFSGRFSGELARLRDSFEAMVGSLGRVVHDIQTGSENVASGAEELSATAQTLAQGATAQAGGVERLSGVIERMSESISATAANAKETESLAAQAANDAQAGGEAVAEAVSAMGDIAEKISIIEEIARQTNLLALNAAIEAARAGEHGKGFAVVAAEVRKLAERSGFAANEIGELSVSSMNVANRAGEMLARLVPDIQKTAELIQEITSSTQEQNSGTADISAATTELDRVIQQNAAASEETSSTSEELSSQAVQLQQTVSYFRLRREASRDRASTQDILPGGPDEGAFEEF; encoded by the coding sequence ATGAAGCTTTCTGATATCGGGATCGGCCAGCGACTGGTTTTCATGCTGGCGGTGCTTATGTTAGCGCTGGTTGCTTTTTTTCTGGTGTCCGTGTCCTTCGGGACCCAGGCCTTGACAGTGTCCATCGTGGACAGAACGCTCAGTCAGAACACGCGCAGCGTCACCGCCACCCTGGACGGTTGGATTGATGACCGCATGCGTTTCCTCGGCCTGATGGCGAGCGCGGACGAGATCGTCCAAGCGGCCTCGGGCGGAGATTGGCGACCGGCCGTCGCCTGGCTCCAACGGGCCAAGGCCAAGGATCCGATGCTCGAATCCCTGTTTGTGCACGACGCCAAGGGCATCAGCGTTGTCACCACCAACACGGACGGCCGGGGCAAGGACTACAGCTCCCGGCCCTACTACAAGGCCATCATAACCGGCGGCCAGGATGAATACATTTCCGAAGTGACGCTGTCCCCGGCCACCAACCAACCACGCATCGCCTTCGTCCACGCGATCAAGCAGGATGGCCGGACCGTCGGCTATGTGGGCATGTCCGTCCTGGGCGAGGCCTTTTCCGATTACCTTTCTCCCATCAAGGTCGGCGACAGCGGCTACGCTTACATGTTCGACGCCGAGGGCAAGATCCTGGCCCATCCCGACACCTCCCTCATTTTCAAGGATCTGAGCAGGTTCGATTTCATTCAAGAGGGGCTGCGTCGGAAGAACGGCTTTATCGAGTACGAATGGAAGGGCGCGATGAAGTACATGGCCTTCGGCCAGGTCAAGCGCACCGGTTGGATCGTGGCCCTGAGCGCCGAGCGCTCCGATTTCCTCCATGAGGCCGAGCAGCTCGAAAACCGCCTGATCGTCGGGGGTGCCGTGGCCCTGCTTGTCATCCTCGCCGTGGTCTTCGTGGTCATCCGCAAGCTCGTCTCCACGCCTCTGGCCGCCATCGTGGAAACGTCGGAGCAGGTCAGTCGAGGCGATTTGTCCGTAGATTTTTCCGGCCGGTTCAGCGGAGAACTGGCCCGGCTGCGCGACTCCTTTGAAGCCATGGTGGGCAGTCTCGGTCGGGTCGTCCATGACATCCAGACCGGGAGCGAAAATGTGGCCTCCGGGGCCGAGGAACTTTCCGCCACGGCCCAGACCCTGGCCCAGGGCGCTACGGCCCAGGCCGGAGGCGTGGAACGGCTGTCCGGGGTCATCGAGCGGATGAGCGAGAGCATCAGCGCCACCGCCGCCAACGCCAAGGAGACCGAATCCCTGGCCGCGCAGGCCGCCAATGACGCCCAGGCTGGCGGCGAGGCCGTGGCAGAGGCCGTCTCCGCCATGGGCGATATCGCCGAGAAGATCTCCATTATCGAGGAGATCGCCCGCCAGACCAACCTCCTGGCTCTCAACGCCGCCATCGAGGCTGCCCGCGCGGGTGAGCACGGCAAGGGGTTCGCCGTGGTGGCCGCCGAGGTGCGCAAGCTCGCCGAACGGTCCGGCTTCGCCGCCAACGAGATCGGCGAACTGTCCGTTTCGAGCATGAACGTGGCCAACCGCGCCGGTGAGATGCTCGCACGCCTCGTTCCGGATATTCAGAAGACCGCGGAGCTCATCCAGGAAATCACCTCCTCCACCCAGGAGCAGAACTCCGGCACCGCCGACATCAGCGCCGCCACCACGGAACTCGACCGCGTCATCCAGCAAAACGCTGCCGCTTCCGAAGAGACCTCCTCCACCTCCGAGGAGCTCTCCAGTCAAGCCGTTCAACTTCAACAGACCGTCAGCTACTTCCGGCTGCGCCGGGAAGCGTCCCGAGATCGGGCCTCCACGCAGGACATTTTGCCGGGCGGGCCGGACGAAGGCGCTTTCGAAGAGTTCTGA